A single genomic interval of Bradyrhizobium sp. AZCC 1693 harbors:
- a CDS encoding OpgC domain-containing protein → MLARIHASKPLVGEPPPEFKGSGRDLRIDACRGVALWCIFLDHVPNNIGSWLTLRNYGFSDAAEVFMFVSGVTCALAYGRARRCEGWSGVISRSLRRGWDIYAAFLLLTLACAIMVHLAGRDHLADESNTRILLEHPGAALAHAVILQYRPVNADVLPVFVLLHLLFAPLLWLLLRCPNATLGASFALYALVHVFGWTVPAWPSSHWAFNPLAWQFLVVLGAWWMIAGKRVQSWTTSRTALVVAVLYLLFSLVIALSWHIKPLETLIPQALAKLFHPLDKSNLDPVRLLHFLAIAVLAERLVPRDWQALKTPMLRGAIRCGQNSLPIYCLGVLLACGSHAALLEISNGVGMQIALSVGGILVMIVAAMLLNSTRIKPGRQPLWTQPTEPVTATFSDG, encoded by the coding sequence ATGCTCGCTCGAATTCACGCCTCGAAGCCATTGGTCGGCGAGCCACCGCCGGAGTTCAAGGGGTCTGGCCGCGACCTGCGCATCGATGCCTGCCGCGGCGTCGCGCTATGGTGCATCTTTCTTGACCATGTCCCCAACAACATCGGAAGCTGGCTGACACTGCGGAACTACGGCTTCAGCGATGCCGCGGAAGTGTTCATGTTCGTCTCGGGTGTGACCTGCGCGCTGGCCTACGGTAGAGCGCGTCGGTGCGAGGGCTGGAGCGGCGTGATAAGCCGTTCGCTGCGGCGAGGATGGGACATTTATGCCGCATTTCTGCTGCTCACGCTCGCTTGCGCCATCATGGTTCACCTCGCAGGCCGCGACCATCTTGCCGACGAGAGCAATACGCGCATTCTGTTGGAACATCCGGGCGCGGCGCTCGCGCACGCGGTGATCCTGCAATACCGTCCGGTCAATGCCGACGTGTTGCCCGTCTTCGTGCTGCTTCACCTGCTGTTCGCGCCGTTGTTGTGGCTGCTGCTGCGCTGCCCGAACGCGACGCTGGGCGCCTCCTTCGCGCTTTATGCGCTGGTGCATGTCTTCGGCTGGACGGTACCGGCGTGGCCGAGCAGCCATTGGGCCTTCAATCCACTGGCCTGGCAGTTCCTGGTCGTACTCGGCGCGTGGTGGATGATCGCGGGCAAGCGTGTCCAGTCATGGACAACGTCACGCACGGCGCTGGTCGTTGCCGTCCTGTATTTGCTCTTCAGCCTGGTCATCGCCTTGAGCTGGCACATCAAGCCGCTGGAAACCTTGATCCCGCAGGCCCTGGCGAAGCTGTTTCACCCATTGGACAAATCGAATCTCGATCCCGTGCGGCTGCTGCATTTTTTGGCGATCGCGGTCCTGGCGGAACGGCTCGTGCCGCGCGACTGGCAGGCGTTGAAGACGCCGATGCTGCGTGGCGCGATCCGCTGCGGCCAGAACTCGCTGCCGATCTATTGCCTCGGCGTTCTCTTGGCCTGCGGTAGCCACGCGGCGCTGCTCGAGATCTCGAACGGGGTTGGGATGCAGATCGCACTCAGCGTCGGCGGCATCCTGGTAATGATCGTCGCCGCGATGCTGCTGAACTCGACGAGGATCAAACCCGGGCGGCAGCCACTGTGGACGCAGCCGACTGAGCCCGTTACCGCGACATTCTCAGACGGGTAG
- a CDS encoding substrate-binding periplasmic protein gives MKTILPLSVVAAFALIGPALICPAQARSLDTIRSTGVIGLCAHPNSLPFASKAGDPPGFQVELGQALARDLGVSLNLDWIITRYQMRSAGCDILLDVIADREAQSETNLRISKPYYRTGVALAVPSASKLTSFKSLNENTKVGVQVGSMAAMIIGQRRVPTSTFGFEIDSLEALANHEIDAAAVTPTVASYFNLTHPDKALRILDRDESEANLNWNVAVGMVRPDDSLRDAIDGALERLRADGTVERIYRRYGVILQSPK, from the coding sequence ATGAAGACCATTCTCCCGCTCTCGGTCGTTGCAGCCTTCGCGTTGATCGGTCCGGCGTTGATCTGTCCGGCGCAGGCACGATCGCTCGACACGATCCGCTCCACCGGCGTGATCGGGCTTTGCGCTCACCCCAACTCGCTTCCATTCGCAAGCAAAGCCGGCGATCCTCCCGGCTTTCAGGTTGAATTGGGACAGGCGCTGGCACGCGATCTCGGCGTCTCGCTGAATCTCGACTGGATTATCACCCGGTACCAGATGCGCAGCGCCGGCTGCGACATTCTTCTGGATGTCATTGCCGATCGCGAGGCGCAAAGCGAGACTAATTTGAGGATCTCAAAACCCTATTATCGCACGGGCGTTGCTCTGGCTGTGCCGTCGGCCAGCAAGTTGACGTCGTTCAAGAGCCTGAACGAAAACACGAAGGTTGGGGTTCAGGTCGGATCCATGGCGGCGATGATCATCGGCCAGCGGCGTGTGCCGACGTCGACCTTCGGGTTTGAGATCGACAGCCTCGAGGCCCTGGCAAACCATGAGATCGACGCGGCGGCGGTAACGCCGACGGTGGCGAGCTATTTCAATCTGACGCATCCGGACAAGGCACTCCGCATATTGGATCGCGACGAGAGCGAGGCGAACCTCAATTGGAATGTCGCTGTTGGCATGGTCCGCCCGGATGACAGTCTGCGCGATGCGATTGATGGGGCTCTTGAGCGGCTGCGCGCCGATGGCACGGTCGAACGAATCTATCGGCGCTACGGTGTCATCCTGCAATCGCCGAAATAG
- a CDS encoding amidohydrolase family protein — MSTWLSEREQRLVAGAEAASAATPIPTQIVSNGEYLPPPQSATQKKVEARINELADLNGKHLGLSRRQFLHTSCGMAAAFLAMNDIYGNVFQVAAAEAREPELMLARAQGLAGQFIFDVQTHFVRDDFDHKELLDLAGFASQHWNPKMKEEGVASLARYKFQNYVKEIYYDSDTNMALLSGAPFDDPSWWLLSNEQIVKARETINDFAGSRRLLAHSVITPKQPGWMEEVDKAIEVYKPDSWKSYTIGDPLAPSKFPWRLDDEQVMYPFYDKAVKAGINTLCIHKGLLPPDYEKSFAGVWEYATAWDIGKAAKDWPQMNFVIYHSALRPFLELPDQAWAEFTSTGRIRWATDLAEIPQKFGVTNVYAELGTSFANSAVAHPKFCAALVGTLIKGMGVDHVMWGTDSVWYGSPQWQIEALRRLEIPEDMQKKYGFAPLGDANSATKQLIFGGNATKFYKIRLKAADNTRMPTFSADRLAALKSEYALAAKEPSNLRYGYVRAA, encoded by the coding sequence ATGAGTACCTGGCTTAGTGAACGAGAGCAGCGCCTCGTCGCAGGCGCCGAGGCAGCATCGGCGGCAACGCCGATTCCCACTCAGATTGTTTCCAACGGCGAATATCTGCCACCCCCGCAGAGCGCCACGCAAAAGAAGGTCGAGGCGCGGATCAACGAGCTCGCCGACCTGAACGGCAAGCACCTCGGCTTGAGCCGCAGGCAGTTCCTGCACACGAGCTGCGGCATGGCGGCGGCGTTCCTCGCCATGAACGACATCTACGGCAATGTCTTCCAGGTCGCGGCTGCCGAGGCCCGCGAGCCCGAGCTGATGCTGGCCCGCGCGCAAGGCCTCGCCGGCCAGTTCATCTTCGACGTCCAGACCCATTTCGTGCGCGACGATTTCGACCACAAGGAGCTCTTGGACCTGGCCGGGTTCGCGAGCCAGCACTGGAATCCGAAGATGAAGGAGGAGGGCGTCGCCTCGCTCGCCCGCTACAAGTTCCAGAACTATGTGAAAGAGATCTACTACGACAGCGACACCAACATGGCGCTCTTGAGCGGCGCGCCGTTCGACGATCCGAGCTGGTGGCTTCTGTCCAACGAGCAGATCGTCAAGGCGCGCGAAACCATCAACGATTTCGCGGGCTCGCGCCGCCTGCTGGCGCACAGCGTCATCACCCCCAAGCAGCCCGGCTGGATGGAGGAGGTCGACAAGGCGATCGAGGTCTATAAGCCCGATTCCTGGAAGTCCTACACGATCGGCGATCCGCTGGCCCCCTCCAAGTTCCCATGGCGGCTCGACGACGAGCAGGTGATGTACCCGTTCTACGACAAAGCGGTGAAGGCCGGCATCAACACGCTGTGCATCCACAAGGGGCTGCTGCCGCCCGATTACGAAAAGTCGTTCGCCGGCGTGTGGGAATATGCAACCGCATGGGACATCGGAAAGGCCGCGAAGGATTGGCCGCAGATGAACTTCGTGATCTATCACTCGGCGCTGCGGCCGTTTCTCGAGCTGCCGGATCAGGCGTGGGCGGAGTTCACGTCAACGGGCCGCATCCGCTGGGCCACCGATCTCGCGGAAATCCCGCAGAAGTTCGGCGTTACCAATGTATATGCCGAGCTCGGCACGTCCTTTGCCAACTCGGCGGTGGCGCATCCGAAGTTCTGCGCCGCGCTGGTCGGCACGCTGATCAAGGGCATGGGGGTTGATCACGTCATGTGGGGTACTGACTCGGTCTGGTACGGCTCACCGCAGTGGCAGATCGAGGCGCTGCGCCGCCTCGAAATTCCGGAGGACATGCAGAAGAAATACGGGTTTGCGCCGCTCGGCGACGCCAATAGCGCCACCAAGCAGCTGATCTTCGGCGGCAACGCCACCAAGTTCTACAAGATCAGGCTGAAAGCGGCTGACAACACCAGGATGCCAACCTTTTCCGCGGACCGGCTTGCGGCACTCAAGAGCGAGTATGCACTGGCGGCCAAGGAGCCCTCGAACCTGCGCTACGGCTACGTTCGCGCCGCCTAA
- a CDS encoding ABC transporter substrate-binding protein encodes MAPSEKLPEKLLEKLPGSPRSASRRRFVKGLGAAGATLPALAMLPRWGFAEDAAAAYANAAIDWKQFAGQTLTLAGAIHPWSNAITPLLPDFTKLTGISVVPDFRLETTYLGALPVQLNRRDSTPDVFMFTTYGQGISAGWVEPLNAYYSDKSLTDPGWYDENDVLKTARAFPLWRDGERYAIPITSEAVTLFINGDALAARNLQVPRTFEELLVTANAIKTDEMSGIAMRAQAGGNSSPPAMSFVFSYGGDMVKDNRAAFATPEAIAAIEMYGKLLSQAGPGGVSGYEWYHVLDDFLQRRTAMAIDSSNFATDISNPARSHVAGKAVFAAFPHVAGRTSVPFMSHWQACINSRSRNKRAAFLFLLWATSKPTSLRTAAAGLATTRVSAWSSQDFKKAFGAQAAEAALTNLQNADVERAKAILFHPLSRPILDAFMIGVNEAVTGAKPAKIAMTSAAEKANAAIRG; translated from the coding sequence ATGGCTCCAAGTGAAAAGCTGCCTGAAAAGTTGCTTGAAAAGTTGCCGGGCAGTCCAAGGTCGGCCAGCCGGCGCCGCTTCGTCAAGGGATTGGGCGCGGCCGGGGCGACCTTGCCGGCCCTCGCCATGCTGCCGCGGTGGGGTTTCGCGGAGGATGCCGCCGCGGCCTATGCCAACGCGGCGATAGACTGGAAGCAGTTTGCCGGGCAGACGCTCACGCTCGCGGGCGCGATCCATCCCTGGTCCAACGCGATCACTCCGCTTTTGCCTGATTTCACCAAGCTCACCGGTATCAGCGTCGTTCCCGACTTCCGGCTGGAGACCACGTACCTGGGCGCGCTGCCGGTCCAGCTCAACCGTCGCGACAGCACACCCGACGTCTTCATGTTCACGACCTACGGCCAGGGCATCTCGGCAGGATGGGTCGAACCGCTGAACGCCTATTATTCCGACAAGTCGCTGACCGATCCCGGCTGGTATGATGAGAACGACGTTCTCAAGACGGCCCGCGCCTTTCCGTTGTGGCGGGACGGCGAACGCTACGCCATCCCGATCACATCAGAGGCGGTGACCTTGTTCATCAACGGCGATGCGCTGGCAGCCAGGAACCTTCAGGTTCCCCGGACTTTCGAAGAGCTGCTAGTCACCGCCAACGCGATCAAGACCGATGAGATGTCCGGAATAGCCATGCGGGCGCAAGCCGGTGGCAATTCGTCCCCACCGGCCATGAGCTTCGTGTTCTCCTATGGCGGGGACATGGTCAAGGACAACAGGGCCGCCTTCGCGACCCCGGAGGCAATCGCGGCCATCGAGATGTACGGAAAGTTGCTTAGTCAAGCCGGCCCCGGCGGTGTGAGCGGCTACGAATGGTATCACGTGCTGGACGACTTCCTGCAGCGCAGGACGGCGATGGCGATCGACAGCAGCAATTTCGCTACCGACATCTCCAATCCGGCAAGAAGCCACGTTGCCGGCAAGGCCGTGTTTGCCGCCTTTCCACATGTCGCTGGTCGCACGTCCGTGCCCTTCATGTCGCACTGGCAGGCATGCATCAATTCCAGGTCACGAAACAAGCGGGCGGCTTTCCTGTTTCTGCTGTGGGCGACCAGCAAGCCGACCTCGCTGCGGACCGCCGCAGCGGGGCTGGCGACGACACGCGTGTCGGCGTGGTCGAGCCAGGACTTCAAGAAGGCGTTCGGCGCACAAGCCGCCGAGGCGGCGCTGACCAACTTGCAGAATGCCGATGTCGAGCGCGCCAAGGCGATCCTTTTCCATCCGCTCTCGAGACCCATCCTGGACGCTTTCATGATCGGCGTGAATGAAGCGGTCACCGGAGCGAAACCGGCGAAGATTGCGATGACCAGCGCCGCCGAGAAAGCCAATGCGGCGATCCGCGGATAG
- a CDS encoding pyrroloquinoline quinone-dependent dehydrogenase, translated as MKKRPGYLVEFVALAIGATVAAPSTFAQSVDTARIEAAGQNDWLTYHGSYKSHHYSPLAQINTNNVGNLAVAWIHIPGRSTRGLQSMPLVADGVLYYTGSYSRTFALNGATGEVIWSYFPELDEALIARQTHSPYNRGLALGEGKAYVGTMDGRLIALDMKTGKVMWDTKLLDSQKLTVGFTGAPLYAKGTVIIGAQGGEWPGRGPIFGVDAATGKKKWEFLTVAGTDEAMKTWGSDSWRTGGGGGWMPGTYDSETNTIWWGTANPAPLYDWSGSDYKTQGARPGDNLYTSSVIGLDLESGKLKFYHQELPHDAWDFDSAVGEFVMLDRDGQKLVVHPNKSGYIFVYDRSAKVKNVWRITENSNFVKNIDPKTGELTGRRDFSAGKVEEPLCPHISGGVSFNAGSYNPKTGLYYKLGQEWCMTLDVVKTTPVTAPQAQLNIGANFKIAPPPSGEIYGHLDARDPVTGAKKWEVRFPEPPLASVLSTGGNLVFVPDSRGVVHAYDAESGTELWNHNNGTGHQGGIISYSAGGKQYVAMTAGFGGMASDDYAPTFGGVYKSMPRDDGALVVYSLK; from the coding sequence ATGAAGAAACGGCCAGGCTACCTTGTTGAATTTGTTGCGCTTGCCATCGGTGCGACAGTCGCCGCACCGTCAACGTTTGCTCAATCGGTGGATACCGCGCGCATCGAAGCTGCCGGCCAAAATGACTGGCTGACCTATCACGGATCCTACAAATCCCATCACTACAGCCCGCTCGCACAGATCAACACCAACAACGTCGGCAATCTCGCCGTTGCCTGGATCCACATTCCGGGCCGGTCGACCCGCGGCTTGCAGTCGATGCCGCTGGTCGCTGATGGCGTGCTCTACTACACCGGCTCCTACAGCCGCACCTTTGCGCTCAACGGCGCCACCGGCGAAGTGATCTGGTCCTATTTCCCGGAACTGGACGAGGCGTTGATCGCCCGGCAGACCCACTCGCCCTACAATCGCGGCCTCGCGCTCGGCGAAGGCAAGGCCTATGTCGGAACGATGGATGGCCGACTGATCGCGCTCGACATGAAGACCGGGAAGGTCATGTGGGACACCAAGCTGCTGGATTCGCAAAAGCTGACGGTCGGCTTCACCGGCGCGCCGCTTTACGCCAAGGGCACGGTGATAATCGGCGCACAGGGCGGCGAGTGGCCGGGCCGCGGCCCGATCTTCGGGGTCGACGCCGCGACTGGAAAGAAGAAGTGGGAGTTCCTGACGGTTGCCGGCACCGACGAAGCCATGAAAACCTGGGGCAGTGATTCATGGCGCACCGGCGGCGGCGGCGGTTGGATGCCCGGCACCTACGATTCCGAGACCAACACCATCTGGTGGGGCACCGCCAACCCGGCGCCGCTCTACGACTGGTCTGGCAGCGACTACAAGACGCAGGGCGCGCGTCCCGGCGACAACCTCTATACCTCCTCGGTGATCGGCCTCGATCTCGAGTCCGGCAAGCTGAAGTTTTATCACCAGGAGCTGCCGCACGACGCCTGGGACTTCGACAGCGCGGTCGGCGAGTTCGTGATGCTCGATCGCGACGGCCAGAAGCTCGTCGTGCACCCCAACAAGAGCGGCTACATCTTCGTCTACGACCGCTCCGCCAAGGTGAAGAACGTCTGGCGGATCACCGAGAACAGCAACTTCGTCAAGAACATCGATCCCAAGACCGGCGAATTGACCGGCCGCCGCGACTTCTCGGCCGGCAAGGTCGAGGAGCCGCTGTGCCCGCATATTTCCGGCGGCGTCAGCTTCAACGCCGGTTCCTACAATCCGAAGACCGGCCTCTACTACAAGCTCGGCCAGGAATGGTGCATGACGCTGGACGTCGTGAAGACGACGCCGGTGACCGCTCCACAGGCCCAGCTGAACATCGGTGCCAACTTCAAGATCGCACCGCCGCCGAGCGGCGAGATCTATGGTCATCTCGACGCGCGTGACCCAGTGACCGGCGCGAAGAAATGGGAGGTGCGTTTCCCCGAGCCGCCGCTTGCGAGTGTGCTGTCGACCGGCGGCAACCTGGTCTTCGTGCCCGACTCGCGGGGGGTGGTTCATGCTTATGACGCGGAATCCGGGACCGAACTGTGGAACCACAACAACGGCACCGGCCATCAGGGCGGCATCATCAGCTATTCCGCGGGCGGCAAGCAATATGTCGCCATGACGGCCGGCTTTGGCGGCATGGCGTCGGACGACTACGCGCCGACCTTCGGCGGCGTGTACAAGAGCATGCCGCGTGACGATGGCGCGCTCGTCGTCTACAGCCTGAAATAG
- a CDS encoding ThuA domain-containing protein, with product MRRREFIALLGGAAAIRPLGAHAARPPERVLYFTYSAGYRHDVIPLSKEILPRLGSNSGVFEVTATEDTSEFSTENLKRYAAVMFFTSGELPMSDAQKTALLHFVRSGRGFVGVHSATDTFYTWPDYLDLVGGYFNGHPWHQAVTIEVVDPGDPLVAFLGNSLQVEDEIYQISDFDHRGSRVLLRLDPGSVDLGKTGVHRRFYGWPLAWTRYYGEGRVFYTALGHEPSVWQDARYQRVLANAILWSVRRSP from the coding sequence GTGAGGCGACGTGAGTTCATCGCGCTGCTCGGCGGCGCGGCGGCAATCCGGCCACTCGGCGCGCATGCGGCGCGCCCGCCGGAGCGCGTGCTCTATTTCACATACTCGGCCGGCTACCGGCACGATGTCATACCGCTTTCAAAGGAAATCCTGCCCCGGCTTGGTAGCAATTCGGGTGTCTTTGAAGTCACTGCAACGGAAGACACGTCTGAATTTTCTACCGAAAACCTTAAGCGCTACGCCGCGGTGATGTTCTTCACGTCAGGAGAACTTCCGATGAGCGACGCGCAAAAGACAGCTCTTCTTCATTTTGTGCGCTCGGGCCGCGGGTTCGTCGGTGTTCATTCGGCGACGGACACATTCTACACCTGGCCGGACTATCTCGATCTGGTCGGCGGCTACTTCAATGGTCATCCCTGGCATCAGGCCGTGACAATCGAGGTGGTTGATCCCGGCGATCCGCTGGTGGCTTTTCTCGGGAATTCGTTGCAAGTCGAGGACGAGATCTACCAGATCAGCGACTTCGACCATCGTGGATCGCGCGTGCTCCTGCGCCTCGATCCAGGCTCGGTGGACCTTGGCAAGACCGGCGTGCATCGGCGATTCTATGGTTGGCCTCTCGCATGGACGCGATACTACGGCGAGGGACGCGTGTTCTATACGGCGCTAGGCCACGAGCCGTCAGTTTGGCAGGACGCCCGCTACCAGCGAGTCCTGGCGAATGCCATCCTCTGGTCTGTGCGAAGGTCACCCTAG
- a CDS encoding c-type cytochrome produces the protein MERHVLKLQSRKIAGRVSTVAGAWLLCATAVHAQSATPAPDNGTFDVEQVFAGTCGFCHSDGGRAAGKGPQLMNSPRDDDFIRNRIKHGKQGAMPAFDGAFTDAQIDQMVKFIRALKPREG, from the coding sequence ATGGAGCGGCACGTCTTGAAATTGCAGTCCAGGAAGATCGCCGGACGAGTGTCTACGGTCGCGGGCGCATGGTTACTGTGTGCCACGGCGGTTCACGCGCAGTCTGCCACCCCTGCGCCCGACAACGGGACGTTCGACGTCGAGCAGGTGTTCGCGGGGACTTGCGGCTTTTGCCACTCCGACGGCGGTCGGGCTGCCGGCAAGGGGCCGCAGTTGATGAATTCGCCGCGCGACGACGACTTTATTCGCAACCGCATCAAGCATGGCAAGCAAGGCGCGATGCCGGCATTCGATGGCGCCTTCACCGACGCGCAGATCGACCAGATGGTCAAATTCATCCGGGCCTTGAAACCGCGCGAGGGCTGA
- a CDS encoding ATP-binding protein — MSVFLSQSSRWFAPPLALVVAVLLTVAVATGLLGFQYLQERQAANLAQERNRQVLETLDRLKAVIADVEAQRRGYLLTLDPQYLKAYGVSDESVRRDAQALQALVAGDPLQSHRAGHLALTVAAKLREIDEIVKTVRTYSGPAALAMIRSLDEIRSQIDQMVDHERFLRVDQERRAEALERRKAWLIATAIVIVAVLAGVALALARLEATRRRKATEENVRLQNDILARDKKIRRLVDSNIIGIIIWEVEGRILEANDEFLRMVGYDREDLIAGHLHRTTMTPPEWRDRDARTVAELRRIGTAQPFEKEYVRKDGSRVPVLIGGAMFGEGTSQGVGFVLDLTERKRAVEALRQSEERFRTLVQFSFDVYWETDAQHRFSHQEFAESLADAPELGSEIGKTRWEVPYLEPDEEAWRKHRETLDAHLPFRDFELARLGPDGSKRYVSVSGLPVFDDTGRFVGYRGVGRHITERRRAEEALRAMQAELAHVNRVTSMGELSASIAHEVNQPIAATVTNAQAALRWLRAQPPDLDEVRASLSRIVEDGKRAGNVISGIRALINKVPPRKDRFDLNEAVLEMVALTRSEVLNHGILLQTELAPGLPRVDGDRTQLQQVILNLILNAVEAMGGLDEGTRELRITTEREAAGGVLVTVRDSGPGLNQADVERVFTAFYTTKPKGMGMGLAICRSMVEAHGGRMWASANEPRGAVFQFTLPLERDESIPAKHVRPKPAA; from the coding sequence ATGTCAGTCTTTCTGAGCCAGTCCTCTCGATGGTTTGCCCCTCCGCTGGCGCTGGTGGTCGCGGTTCTTCTAACTGTGGCTGTTGCGACCGGGCTTCTCGGCTTCCAATATTTGCAGGAGCGACAAGCGGCAAATCTCGCGCAGGAGCGCAACCGCCAGGTGCTCGAGACGCTGGATCGCCTGAAAGCCGTCATCGCCGACGTTGAGGCGCAAAGGCGCGGCTATCTGCTGACTCTCGATCCGCAATATCTCAAGGCCTATGGTGTCTCCGACGAAAGCGTACGGCGGGACGCCCAGGCGCTCCAGGCGCTGGTAGCGGGCGATCCATTGCAGAGCCATCGTGCCGGACACCTGGCGCTGACCGTCGCAGCGAAGCTGCGCGAGATCGATGAAATCGTCAAAACGGTCCGCACCTACTCCGGGCCGGCCGCGCTGGCGATGATCCGCAGCCTCGACGAGATAAGGTCGCAGATCGACCAGATGGTGGACCACGAGCGCTTCCTGCGCGTGGATCAGGAGAGGCGCGCCGAGGCACTCGAACGACGCAAAGCCTGGCTGATCGCGACCGCGATCGTCATTGTCGCAGTCCTGGCAGGGGTGGCGTTGGCGCTCGCACGGCTCGAAGCGACCCGGCGGCGTAAAGCGACAGAGGAGAACGTTCGGCTCCAGAACGATATCCTGGCGCGCGACAAGAAGATCCGGCGCCTGGTCGACTCCAACATCATCGGGATCATCATCTGGGAAGTCGAGGGGCGTATTCTTGAGGCCAATGACGAGTTCCTCCGCATGGTGGGATACGACCGGGAAGATCTTATCGCGGGTCACCTGCACCGGACAACGATGACGCCGCCGGAATGGCGCGACCGCGACGCTCGTACCGTGGCAGAGCTCAGGCGGATCGGGACTGCCCAACCATTCGAGAAGGAGTACGTGCGGAAAGACGGAAGCCGCGTGCCGGTGCTGATCGGCGGGGCGATGTTCGGGGAAGGTACAAGTCAAGGTGTTGGCTTTGTTCTCGATTTGACCGAGCGCAAGCGGGCGGTAGAAGCGCTGCGGCAGAGCGAGGAGCGCTTTCGCACCCTCGTGCAGTTCTCCTTCGACGTCTACTGGGAGACCGATGCGCAACATCGCTTTAGTCACCAGGAGTTCGCGGAGAGCCTTGCCGACGCGCCGGAATTGGGCTCCGAGATCGGCAAGACCCGTTGGGAAGTGCCTTACCTGGAGCCTGATGAAGAGGCCTGGCGCAAGCACCGCGAGACGCTCGATGCCCACCTGCCATTCCGTGATTTTGAGCTCGCGCGGCTTGGGCCCGACGGAAGCAAGCGTTACGTGTCCGTCTCTGGCCTGCCTGTGTTTGACGATACGGGGCGCTTCGTCGGCTACCGCGGCGTCGGGCGGCACATCACCGAACGCAGGCGCGCGGAGGAAGCCTTGCGCGCCATGCAGGCGGAGCTCGCACACGTCAATCGCGTCACCTCGATGGGGGAGCTGTCGGCCTCGATCGCCCACGAGGTCAACCAGCCGATCGCCGCAACGGTTACCAACGCCCAGGCCGCCCTGCGCTGGCTGCGCGCCCAACCGCCCGATCTCGACGAGGTTCGCGCCTCCCTCAGCCGTATCGTCGAGGACGGCAAGCGCGCCGGCAACGTCATCAGCGGGATCCGGGCCCTCATCAACAAGGTGCCGCCGCGGAAGGACCGGTTCGACCTCAATGAAGCCGTCCTCGAAATGGTCGCGCTGACCCGAAGCGAAGTGCTCAATCATGGCATCTTGCTGCAGACCGAGCTCGCGCCGGGATTGCCCAGGGTGGACGGCGATCGCACTCAACTGCAGCAGGTGATCCTGAACCTGATCCTCAACGCCGTTGAAGCCATGGGCGGCCTCGACGAGGGGACGCGCGAGCTGCGGATCACCACGGAGAGGGAGGCCGCCGGCGGCGTGCTCGTCACGGTGCGCGATTCCGGCCCGGGCCTGAACCAGGCGGATGTGGAGCGCGTTTTCACGGCCTTCTACACGACCAAGCCCAAGGGCATGGGCATGGGCCTTGCGATCTGCCGGTCGATGGTCGAGGCCCATGGAGGGCGGATGTGGGCGAGCGCGAATGAACCTCGGGGCGCCGTCTTTCAATTCACCCTGCCGCTGGAACGAGACGAGAGCATTCCAGCCAAGCACGTCCGGCCCAAGCCGGCCGCGTGA